DNA sequence from the Synechococcus sp. MU1617 genome:
GTGTTCCCCTGCAAGACCCCGGCTGAGGTGCGTGCTGGCCTGCCCGAAGGCGAGGACGTGGTGGCGTTCCAGTGCCGCAACCCCATTCACCGCGCTCACTACGAACTGTTCACCCGTGCCCTGCATGCACAGAACGTGAGTGATAAGGCCGTGGTGCTCGTCCATCCCACCTGTGGTCCCACCCAGCAGGACGACATCCCTGGTGCTGTTCGCTTCCAGACCTATGAGCGTCTGGCGGCCGAAGTGAACAACGACAGCATTCGCTGGGCCTACCTGCCCTACGCCATGCACATGGCAGGCCCGCGTGAAGCTCTCCAGCACATGATCATCCGCCGCAACTACGGATGCACCCACTTCATCATCGGCCGCGATATGGCCGGCTGCAAATCGTCTCTGACCGGTGATGACTTCTACGGCCCTTACGACGCGCAGAACTTCGCTAAGGAGTGCGCTCCCGAGCTCACGATGGAGACGGTTCCTTCCCTGAACCTCGTTTACACCCAGGAAGAGGGCTATGTGACGGCGGAGCATGCCGAAGCCCGTGGCCTGCACGTGAAGAAACTCAGCGGCACTCAGTTCCGCAAGATGCTTCGCGGTGGTGAGGAGATTCCCGAATGGTTCGCCTTCAAAAGCGTGGTTGAGGTGCTCCGCGCCTCCTGAAGGCTGAGAACCGGTTTAACATTCCTTCATCTACGAGGCGACCTGTGAACAAGCGTTGGCGAAATATCGGTCTCGGGGCCCTTTTGGTCTTGGCGATCGTTGTGATTGCACCAGCGTTCATTGGTGGCGGCGGTGGTAGCCAGCCCCAGGTGAACACCATCCGCTACAGCGAGTTCGTTGAGGCGGTGAAGGATGACCAAATCAGCCGTGTGCTGATTTCTCCGGATCAGGGCACCGCTCAGGTGGTTGAAAACGACGGCCGTCGTGCCCAGGTCAACCTGGCTCCCGATCGTGAGCTGCTCGGTTTGCTGACCGAACACAGCGTCGATATCGCTGTGCAGCCCTCCCGTCAGACCCCTGGCTGGCAGCAGGCTGCCGGAAGCCTGATCTTCCCAATCCTTCTGTTGGGCGGACTGTTCTTCCTCTTCCGGCGTGCCCAAGGCGGCGGCGGCGGAAACCCCGCCATGCAGTTCGGCAAGAGCAAGGCTCGGGTTCAGATGGAGCCCTCCACTCAGGTGACTTTCACAGATGTGGCCGGCATTGAGGGAGCAAAACTTGAGTTGACCGAGGTGGTCGACTTCCTCAAGAATCCTGATCGCTTCACGGCCGTCGGTGCCAAGATCCCCAAAGGCGTTCTGCTTGTGGGACCTCCCGGCACCGGTAAAACCCTTCTGGCTAAGGCCGTGGCTGGTGAAGCAGGTGTTCCCTTCTTCTCGATCTCTGGCTCAGAATTCGTCGAGATGTTCGTTGGCGTTGGCGCCAGCCGTGTTCGTGACCTGTTCGAGCAAGCCAAGA
Encoded proteins:
- the sat gene encoding sulfate adenylyltransferase: MTASASAPAQRSGVIAPYGGTLVDLMVAEADRAAVKATATKTIECSDRNACDVELLCVGGFSPLRGFMHQEDYDAVVSGHRLAAGQLFGLPIVMDTDRDDVVVGDKLLLTYKGQDLAVLEVEDKWEPNKVAEAKGCYGTTSIEHPAVRMITMERKCFYLGGSLKGLALPERVFPCKTPAEVRAGLPEGEDVVAFQCRNPIHRAHYELFTRALHAQNVSDKAVVLVHPTCGPTQQDDIPGAVRFQTYERLAAEVNNDSIRWAYLPYAMHMAGPREALQHMIIRRNYGCTHFIIGRDMAGCKSSLTGDDFYGPYDAQNFAKECAPELTMETVPSLNLVYTQEEGYVTAEHAEARGLHVKKLSGTQFRKMLRGGEEIPEWFAFKSVVEVLRAS